A stretch of the Streptococcus oralis genome encodes the following:
- a CDS encoding DUF2974 domain-containing protein has translation MANIFDYLNDVVFDSFYDLPVNELDVLALTELTYLAFDDVVTQKPQRLIDLAPQIPRDTTMLTNKNRLQLLDQLAQHKRFKNCKLSDFINDIDPELQKQFAAMTYRISLDTYLLVFRGTDDSIIGWKEDFHMTYMKEIPAQKHALQYLENFFAQHPNQKLILAGHSKGGNLAVYAASQLNPNLQKNIVAVYTFDAPGLHKELTETPGYQNMMERTKVFIPQGSIIGTMLEIPDKKIIVRSRALGGLAQHDTFSWQVEDKHFVQLDETNSDSQQVDTTFKEWVETVPDTELQLYFDLFFGIILDAGISSINDLSSFKVIEHVHHLFVQAQSLTPEERETMGRLTQLLIDTRYQAWKNRE, from the coding sequence ATGGCCAATATTTTTGACTATCTCAACGATGTAGTCTTTGATTCCTTTTATGACCTCCCCGTGAATGAGTTAGATGTTCTTGCCTTGACCGAATTAACCTACCTTGCTTTTGATGATGTAGTTACCCAAAAACCCCAGCGTCTCATAGATCTTGCACCTCAAATCCCTAGAGACACGACGATGTTGACCAATAAAAACCGTCTCCAGTTGTTGGATCAGCTCGCTCAACACAAACGCTTTAAAAATTGCAAGCTCTCAGACTTTATCAACGATATCGATCCTGAATTGCAAAAACAGTTTGCGGCTATGACTTATCGTATCAGTCTCGATACCTATTTGCTTGTTTTTCGTGGGACGGATGATAGTATCATCGGTTGGAAAGAAGATTTCCATATGACCTATATGAAGGAAATCCCTGCTCAAAAACATGCCCTCCAGTATTTAGAGAATTTTTTTGCCCAACACCCCAACCAAAAGCTTATCTTAGCAGGACACTCAAAAGGGGGCAATCTAGCTGTCTATGCTGCCAGTCAACTTAATCCAAACTTGCAGAAAAACATTGTCGCTGTCTATACTTTTGATGCCCCTGGGCTTCACAAGGAACTAACCGAAACACCTGGCTATCAAAACATGATGGAAAGAACGAAAGTATTTATCCCACAAGGTTCTATCATCGGGACGATGCTGGAAATTCCGGATAAAAAGATCATCGTTCGAAGCAGAGCTTTAGGTGGCCTTGCTCAGCACGACACCTTTAGTTGGCAGGTTGAAGACAAACACTTTGTCCAACTGGACGAGACCAATAGTGACAGCCAGCAAGTCGATACAACCTTCAAGGAATGGGTTGAGACGGTCCCTGATACTGAACTGCAGCTCTACTTTGACCTCTTTTTTGGAATCATTCTCGATGCAGGCATCTCCTCTATCAACGATCTTTCTTCCTTCAAGGTCATTGAACACGTTCACCATCTCTTTGTCCAAGCTCAATCCCTCACTCCTGAAGAAAGAGAAACCATGGGACGACTAACCCAACTCTTGATTGATACCCGTTACCAAGCTTGGAAAAATCGAGAATAG
- a CDS encoding ferredoxin reductase, translated as MKRGKKMFIIILSTLGLLALITWGAIAYLGRSQTLSIKSIENPGGDLYLIHITKPSHQTWKAGAYAQFKLPDTSSAARKNEAKGEQTSRWLTIASTPDEDEILILTHNSGSHFKETLTHLPAGSEIEMSWLDSSLTVKDTNQPLVCFASDVGISALRPLIKEWAGKAPIILNHFDKGVTIFDNEMKELAQNTSNFTYKTSDEFSQSQAFLKRAIDEYGNQASYLITGQPDDVNEMKNFLKENGIDSKNIQVSSFRGLK; from the coding sequence ATGAAAAGAGGTAAAAAAATGTTTATTATCATTCTATCAACACTTGGATTACTAGCCCTTATAACTTGGGGTGCCATCGCCTATCTTGGACGAAGTCAGACATTATCGATAAAATCCATCGAAAATCCCGGCGGAGATTTGTATTTAATTCACATCACAAAACCGAGTCATCAAACCTGGAAAGCTGGGGCTTATGCTCAGTTTAAGCTCCCTGATACGTCGTCCGCTGCTAGGAAAAACGAAGCTAAGGGAGAGCAGACCAGTCGATGGCTAACCATTGCCTCCACACCTGATGAAGATGAAATCCTCATTTTAACGCATAATAGTGGTAGCCACTTTAAGGAAACCTTGACACATTTACCGGCTGGCAGTGAGATTGAGATGAGTTGGCTGGATTCCTCTTTGACTGTTAAAGATACGAATCAGCCACTAGTTTGCTTTGCATCTGATGTTGGTATTTCTGCTCTACGCCCCCTTATCAAAGAATGGGCTGGTAAAGCTCCAATTATTCTCAACCATTTTGACAAAGGAGTTACTATTTTCGATAATGAGATGAAGGAACTAGCTCAAAACACATCGAATTTTACTTATAAAACTAGCGATGAATTTTCTCAAAGTCAAGCATTTTTAAAACGTGCTATTGATGAATACGGCAATCAAGCCAGCTATCTCATCACAGGTCAGCCTGATGATGTAAATGAGATGAAGAATTTTTTAAAGGAAAATGGGATTGATAGCAAAAACATACAAGTAAGCTCGTTTAGAGGTTTGAAATAG
- a CDS encoding TetR/AcrR family transcriptional regulator, translating into MILDKKQSLKTAAYEVFSKKGYKATGISEIARQAGMAVGSFYNYYESKEAIFLDIYIDENNRVRQSMIEELDWEIDMTDLISQLFAQSRTLVSSNKILAEWYNPAIADELHNYYSSEEGKVANPFHQFLVKTFTNRMQAEGYSPEKIQEILQVYNLFYYMDMHITEKDFPDIGKTVEILATNFIKGVLK; encoded by the coding sequence ATCATATTGGACAAAAAACAATCTTTAAAAACAGCGGCCTATGAAGTTTTTTCGAAAAAAGGTTACAAGGCGACAGGGATTTCAGAAATTGCTAGACAAGCTGGTATGGCAGTAGGCTCTTTTTATAACTATTACGAGAGTAAAGAAGCCATTTTTCTAGACATCTATATTGATGAAAACAACCGTGTTCGCCAATCTATGATCGAAGAACTGGATTGGGAAATTGACATGACCGACCTCATTAGTCAACTCTTTGCTCAGTCCAGAACTCTCGTTTCTTCTAATAAAATCCTTGCAGAATGGTACAATCCTGCCATCGCAGATGAGTTGCACAACTATTATTCTTCAGAAGAAGGCAAAGTCGCAAATCCATTTCATCAGTTTCTTGTTAAAACTTTTACAAATCGTATGCAGGCTGAAGGGTATTCTCCAGAAAAGATTCAAGAGATTTTACAAGTTTACAACCTATTTTACTACATGGATATGCATATCACAGAAAAAGATTTTCCAGATATTGGCAAAACTGTCGAAATACTTGCAACCAACTTCATAAAAGGAGTTCTAAAATAA